The DNA segment CTTGAGCAAGCGTTTGAATTAACTGATGCCACTGCTGAACGCTCATGTGCTGGCAGCACAATACTCTTATCGCATAGGACAGTAGAAGAATATTTAAAAAGTAATATCTGCCTCTTAGAAAAGATGATTGAAAGCAATTATGAAGATGCAAAATCGATATCAAGACGAATCAGTGATATGAAAACGTGGCTAAAAAAACCCGAATTAATTCAGCCCGATAAAAATGCCTCTTATGAAGAGATTATAGAAATTGACCTAGCTAAAGTTACTCAACCAATAGTAGCTTGCCCAAATGACCCAGATAATGTAAAAGAAATTGAAAATGTAGAAAATACTGAGATAGATGAAGTTTTTATCGGATCTTGTATGACTAATATCGGACACTATAGGGCTGCAGCTAAGGTTCTTGAGGGTATAGAAAAATTAAATTCAAGACTATGGATTTGCCCTCCTACAAAAATGGATGAAGAAACACTTAAAGCTGAAGGATACTATGAAATATTTGAAAAATGTGGCGCAAGATTAGAGTTACCAGGTTGTTCATTATGCATGGGAAATCAAGCAAGAGTAGATGAAGGTTCAGTTGTTTTCTCCACCAGCACAAGAAATTTTGATAATAGACTTGGTAAAAATGCTCAGGTATTTTTAGGAAGTGCTGAGTTGGCAGCAGTTTGTGCTCTTTTAGGAAAAATACCTACAGTAAATGAATATCAAGATATTACTAAAAACAAAATAAATCCATACTCAGACGAACTTTATCGTTATCTTCAATTTGATGAAATAGAAAATTTCAGTTTGACAAAATAATAAAGGACTATGAAAAAGCTAATAAAAGAAAATATTCAAAAAACCAGTAGTAACTCTTCTCAAAGCATAAAAAAATTACTTAAACAGAGATCTTTTGTTGTTGTCATATCAATTCTATTAACAGGATTAGGAGCATCAATAACTAGTATTTCTTTTAAAACTGGTATTTATTTTATAAATAATTGGAGATTAGAACTTTTAGAGAATTTTCCATCCATTGCAGTATTACCAGCATTTGGGGCTATTGGTGGAGCCATAGCAGGCTTTTTAATTAAAAACTTAGCTCCAGCAGCAAAAGGTTCTGGTGTAAGTCAAATTATGGGATTCTTGAGGCATAAAAAAGTACCCATGAATCTAAAAGTTGGCTTAGTTAAATTATTATCTGGAATAATTGCAATTGGAAGTGGGTTTCCTTTAGGTCCTGAAGGACCATCAGTTCAAATGGGAGGTTCAGTTGCTTGGCAAATGGCAAGATGGCTGAAAGCTCCATTAGCTTTTAGAAGAGTAATTGTTGCAGCAGGAGGAGGTGCTGGAATAGCTGCAGTATTTAGCGCTCCATTAGGTGGATTCATCTACGCGATTGAAGAATTATTAAATTCTGCAAGACCAATAATTTTATTATTAGTTGTAATAACAACTTTTATAGCAGATTCATCTGCGGATATTATTCAAGCCCTGGGTCTTGACCCCAAAGCAGGAGGTTTTGATTTCAACTTAGGATTTTTAATCCAAAAAGAATATGATCCATCTGTCTTTTTCTTACCTATAGATTTTATTTATCTTATTTTACTAGGAGTTATTATTGGACTATTTGCAGAACTTTACAGCAAATATGTTCTTGTAATGCAGGATCTTGGGAAAAAATGGTATAAAAAAAAATTTGTTTTAAAAATGAGTATTTGTGGACTCTTACTTGGTAGTATTTATTCATTTTTACCTAGCTCTTTTCATAATTTAGATGAATTACAAAAAATAATAGCTGAAAAAAACACCAGTATCGAAATAGCTCTTTTAGCTGTGTTGATACTCTTCATTACAACTGGATTAGCTGCAGCTTCTGGAGCGCCTGGAGGATTGTTCTACCCAATGCTTACCTTGGGTGGGGCCATAGGATTAATAATGGGAAGCTGGGTAGAAATTGCCACAGGCCATGCTCCAAGTACATATATCTTTGCTGGCATGGGGGCATTTGTAGCAGGATGTTCTAGAACACCTATAACAGCTATGTTCTTGGCTTTTGCCTTAACAAAAAATTTATTAATAATGAAACCTGTTCTTATTAGTTGTATTACAAGTTTTTTAGTGGCAAGAGCTTTTAATGAAAAATCTATTTATGAAAGACAAATACAGATTGAATTAGAAGAATAAAATTGATTTCTAATCAAAAACAGCTGTTTTGCTATCGTATACGAAAATCTGATGATTCAAATGTAATCTAACTGCCCTTGCAAGCGCAATCCTCTCAGTATCGCGTCCTTTTCTAATCAAATCAGCAACTTCATCTCTATGACTTACATTGACAGTACATTGCTCAATTATTGGCCCTTCGTCTAAATCTTGAGTAACATAATGTGCAGTCGCACCAATCAATTTCACACCTCTCTTCCATGCTCGATGATAAGGTTGCGCGCCTTTAAATGCAGGCAAAAAAGAATGATGTATGTTAATAATTGAGGAATAACTTTTCAAAAAAGAATCACTTAAAATTTGCATATATTTGGCTAATACAACCAGTTCGATATCAAAATCATTTAACAAATTTAAAATCTGGTTTTCGACAGTAGATTTAGAGTATTTTAAATTATCAATATAAACAAATTGGGCATTAAAATCCTTAGCGATTTCTTCAAGATCAGGATGATTAGAAATTATTAATGGTACATTCATTTTTAATTCGCCGTTTCTTACTCGCCAAAGCAAGTCTATTAAACAGTGATTTTGCTTACTTACAAAAATACCTACATTTGGTATCTCATCTGAGTAATTAATATTAAATTGGCCATTTATATCTATTGCATTTTTCTCAAATTGCTCATAGATTTCAACTTTATTAATTGGTAAATCATTTAAATTCCATTCTATTCTACTCAAAAACAATCCTGCTTCTTGATCTGTATGGTGATCTGAATGTTTGATATTGCCCCCATAATTAGATATCCAACTAGTTAATTGACTAACTAGTCCGGAACGATCAGGACAAACTGTTCTGAATATAATAGATGGTCTTTCCAAAAATCTAAGTATTTAATTTTTTAGTTAATTTCATATAATATATCAATGAAAGTATTAAAAAAACATTTTAAAAAATCTCATATATTAATTATCGGTTCAGGAATTATTGGTAAATTTAACGCATTGGAGCTATCTGAACAAGGTTTTCAAATCACTATTGTAGATCCAAAAAAAGGTACAAATAGTAGTAGCGCTGCGTTGGGTCTCTTAATGAGTCACATGTATCAAAAAAGTAAAGGCAGAAGTTGGGAACTGAGAAAAAAAAGTAATGAATTATGGCCAAAATGGATAAAATTTCTTAGACAATATGACGAAAATTTAAAAATTGAAAAACCATTAATTCAACTAACAACAGACAAAACAAAATTTGAAAAACTAAATCAGTTTATATCTCATCATCCCAATAGAAATTTAAAAGTTTTAGACAGAGATTCTACGATTATAAAAAGTATTAACAAAATATTTAATATTGAAAACTTAAGAGGAATCATCTCTTTTCAAGATGGCAGAATTGATCCTATTTCATTATTAAAAACATTAGATATTTATATAAAAAGTAAAAAAATAAAAACTATAGAAGAAGAAATTATCAAAATAAAAAAAATTAATAATCAATGGATTTCTGAGTGCAAAAATACATTAGAAATAAAATCTGATGCAATTATTTTATGTAACTCTCTTGAAGCAATAAAATTGATTGATTCAGATCTTCATAAAATCAGATTAAAACCAGTATTAGGTCAAGCGATAGAAATTGCAACTAATGATAAAGAAATTGATTTATTCTCTCTTCCTAAGCATTTCAGTATTAATAGCAAAAATTTTATTAGAATTAATAAAAACAAATTGATTATTGGGTCTACGGACGAAAATAAAATAACACCTAGAGATAACGCATTTGAGGAACTTACCAATTTCTTAGAAAATAAGCCAAGTTGGCTGAACCAAAATACAATTACAAATAAATGGTTTGGTATTAGATCACGTCCTGAAGGAGAACCTTCTCCTATACTAAGAAGTTTAGAAAAAGGTTTGGTTTTATGTACTGGTTTTTATAAAAATGGAATATTACTTGCTCCCGCTTGTTCTTCTTGGATTTCAGATGAAATTAAAAAACACGTTATTTAATCTTTTGTTTCTGTAAAGTCAGCATCAATAACATCATCATCAGGACCTTTATCATCAGAAGCATTTGCGTTTGGACCTCCTGGGGCAGGTGGTTGATTACCTGGCTGTTGATAGACTGAAGAGCCTATTGCATAAAGTTCTTGTTGTAGTTCCTCTAACAATTTCTTCATAGAATCATAATCTTCTTTAGAAGTAGCCTCTTTCAAAGCTTTACTTTTTTCTTCTACCTTCGCTTTAGCAGAATCGTCAACCTTGTCACCAAGTTCCCCTAACTGTTTTTCTGTTTGATAAACGAGAGTTTCTGCTTGATTCTTTAAATCAATCTTTTCTCTTTTTTCTTTATCTACTGAAGCATTTGACTCTGCATCTTTTACCATTTTATCAACTTCATTATCTGAGAGAGTTGAAGCACCTGTTATTGAGATAGATTGCTCCTTTCCACTTCCTTTATCTTTAGCAGTAACACTTAGGATTCCATTGGCATCAATATCAAATGTTACCTCTATTTGTGGAACACCCCTTGGTGCGGAGGGAATCCCGTCAAGTCTAAATGTTCCTAAACTTTTATTATCTGAGGCCATTTCCCTCTCTCCTTGAAGGACATGAATTTCGACATTAGTTTGACCATCAACAGCAGTTGAGTAAGTCTCAGATTTTTTAGTTGGTACTGTTGTATTACGAGTAATCATCTTAGTCATCACTCCTCCTAAAGTCTCCACACCTAGAGATAACGGAGTAACGTCTAACAATAATATGTCTTTAACCTCACCTGCTAACACACCCCCTTGTATCGCTGCACCCACAGCTACAACCTCATCTGGATTTACAGTTTGATTCGGGTCTTTACCTGTTACTCTCTTTACTAACTCCTGTACAGCTGGCATTCTTGTTGAACCTCCAACCATAACTATTTCATCAATCTCACCTGTAGAAAGCTTTGCATCCTTAAGAGCTTGCTCTACAGGAACTCTACATCTATCGATTAACTTGGAGGCTAGTTCTTCAAAATTAGCTCTAGTCAAATTCAAATCAAGATGCTTTGGACCATCTGGTGTAGCAGTAATGAAAGGTAAATTTATTTCGCTTTGAGTAGCATTTGAAAGTTCAATCTTTGCCTTTTCAGCTGCTTCAGTAAGACGTTGTAAGGCTTGTTTGTCCTCTCTCAAGTCAATCCCTTCATTGCTTTTAAAAACGCTCGCCAGATGATTGACAATACATCTATCGAAATCATCACCTCCTAAATGAGTATCCCCAGATGTTGATAAAACTTCGAAAACACCGTCTCCAACTTCTAAAACTGAAACATCAAAAGTTCCACCTCCTAAATCAAAAACTAAAATCCTCTCATTACTTTTTTTATCTAATCCATAAGCTAAAGCCGCAGCTGTAGGTTCATTAATTATTCTTAAAACCTCTAATCCTGCAATTTTACCCGCATCTTTTGTAGCCTGTCTTTGAGAATCATTAAAATAGGCTGGAACTGTTATTACAGCTTGAGTGATGTTTTCACCTAAATACTTACCAGCATCTTCAGAAAGTTTTCTTAAAACCTGAGCACTAACCTCTTCAGGAGAAAATTGTTTATCTAAAACTGGACATTTTAATTTTACATTTGATCCAGCTTTTTCAATCCCATAACTAACATCTTTAGATTCTTCATTAACTTCGTCGACTCTTCTACCAACAAAACGCTTAGCTGAATAAAAAGTATTTTCAGGGTTCATTACAGCTTGTCGTTTTGCAATCTGTCCAACAAGCTGATCTTGGTTTTTAGTATATGCAACTACAGATGGTGTTGTTCTGAAACCCTCTGCATTTGCTATTACAGTAGGTTTACCCCCTTCCATCACAGCAACACAACTATTAGTTGTTCCTAAATCGATTCCAACAACCTTCCCCATTGGTAGATACTCTGCTTAATATTCTCCATAATCGGTCATTGACGACATTATTGTTACTCTAAAACGAGGTGTGGTTCCCGAACAGATCACAATTTTTTTTAAAAATTTCTCTAAAAATGATTACAAGTAATACATCTTTTCTTGCTTTAATTGGAAACCCAGTAAGCCACTCTTTATCTCCAATCATGCAAAATGCAGCTATAAAATATTTAGGTCTTGATTTAATTTACATAGCAATTCCCTGTAAAAATGAAGACTTAGAAATTGTTGTAAATTCTCTAAAAAAAATGAATTGTAAAGGCTTAAATATTACAATTCCATTTAAAAAGAAAGTATTTGATCTCTGCAGTGAAATATCACCAGTTGCAAAAAAAATACAGGCTATAAATACTCTTAAACTTAAAAATGATAATAATTGGAGTGGTACAAATACTGATATTGAAGGGTTTATCTACCCTTTAAAAAACCTAAATTTAACAAACAAAAATTCGATAATTTTGGGTTCTGGAGGCGCTGCAAGATCAGTAATTCAAGGTCTTATAGATTTAAAATTATCGAAAATCACCATTATCTCAAGGAATAATAACTCTTTAAATGAGCTAATTACCCTTTTTAAAAATGACATCAAAATAGAGGGAATACTAAATACTAATGATGAAATTGGTAACTTAATTGAAGAAACAGATTTAATAGTCAATACAACTCCAATAGGAATGAGTCAAACCTCAGATAATGATGCAATACCATTTGGGCAATCGTCTTGGGAAACTATTGATTCAAATACAATTGTTTATGATCTTATTTACAATCCTTCACCTACTCCTTTTTTAAAGTTTTGCGATAGAAAAGGATGTATGACTATAGATGGTACTCAAATGCTAATTGCTCAAGGAGCAAAATCATTATCATTTTGGACAAATGGTTTAGAAGTACCTTTTGAAGTAATGCATGATGCACTAAAAAAATATCTTTAACCAGATAAAAAGCTCATTATTATTAAGAATATGACCTTGATAATGTATCGTATGTAATGTACAGACGCTCATTAACAAATTTACGAGCCAAAGACCTTGTCTGAAAATTATGACTGATCAAATTTATTACGAAACTATGTATATTCTTCGCCCGGATATCGCGGAGGAGGAAGTGAAAAATCATATCGATAAATATAATAAACTTCTTGAAGAATTTGGTGCGACAATCCTCGATAGTCAAATGAGAGGTAAAAGAAGGCTTGCTTATCAGATAGCAAAACATCGGGAGGGGATTTATGTGCAATTAAGTCATCAAGGGGACGGACAACATATCTTCAAAATAGAAAAAGCAATGCGTTTAAGTGAAGATGTCATAAGATATTTGACAGTAAAGCAAGAAGGTCCTTTACCGACACCAAGATCTTCTAATAAAAGCTCTAATCAAGCAGAAAAAAAAGAAAATGAGAATATTGATTCAGCCAATAAATCTGAGCCTAAAGCAGACGAAACGGATAATAAAAAGAAAATAACCTTAGAATCTTCTACTCCAGAATTAGAAGAGCAAGTAAAATCTTAAGTTTTAATTATTCATTTTTGAATTTAATTCTGCCCATATTTTATTAGACATACCCCACATATAGATGAATCCTTCTGCTTGCTTGTGGTCAAAAATATCATCTTTACTATAGGTTGCTAAATCTTCCCTATAAAGAGAATTATTTTCAGAGGACCTACCAATTATTATTGCATTTCCTTTATGTAATCTTATTTTCACCTTTCCATTAACAGAAGTTTGTGTTGCATCAATAAAACCATCTAATGCTTTCTTAAGAGGGCCGAACCAAAATCCCTGATATACAAGTTGGGCCCATTTTTTTTCGACTAAATTTTTAAAATCTAATACATCTGGATTTAACGTTATGCTTTCTAATTCTTTATGAGCTTTTATAAGCAGTAAAAGACCAGGAGCCTCATATATTTCTCTACTTTTAATGCCAACTACTCTATCTTCAATCATATCAATCCTACCAAAACCATTTTTTCCTGCTAAGTAATTAACCTTTTGAATAATCTTTAAAGGGCTTAGAGATTCGTTCCCAATAGCAATAGGAAATCCATTTTTAAATGTAATTTCTATATCCTTTGGATAATTTGGCGAATCATCAATAGATGAAGTCATCGCAAAAACTTCTTCATTAGGTTCTTGCATCGGATCTTCCAAAAAACCAGCTTCGACACTACGGCCAAGAAGATTGACATCAATCGAGTATGGTGATTTCTTAGAAACCGGAGCAGGAATTCCAAATTTTTCTCCATATAAAATAGCTTCTTCTCTACTCATCTTCCATTCTCGAGCAGGTGTAATTATCTCCAAATCAGGTCCTAAAGCATTAATAGCCAAGTCAAATCTTACTTGATCATTTCCTTTTCCTGTACAACCGTGCGCAACTGCGCCAGCATTTAATTTTCTTGCTAATTTGACAAGATTTTCAGCTATTAAAGGTCTGGCCAAAGCTGTTGATAAAGGATACTTTTCTCCATAAAGTGCGTTTGCTCTTATAGCAGGAAAAGCATACTTCTCAACAAAATCCTCTACTAAATTTCCAATCACCGATTTTGTTGCTCCGGAATTTAAAGCTTTTTGACTAATACTCTCTATATCGTCTCCTTGACCAAGATCTGCCACAAAAGTAATAACTTCTGAAATTCCGTATTCATTTTTAAGATATGGAATACAAACACTAGTATCAACTCCACCAGAATAGGCAAGAACAACTTTTTTTGGGTGCTGCATTAAAATTTCCCTCAGGTAACAGTCTAAAATCTAAATTTCATTTAGCTTTCAAAATTTTATTGAAAACTAATATTATTGTAACTACAAGTCCTGGACCAAAAACTAATAAAAGAACAAGATAATTATTAATTAATAAAATCTCAGGGTTTATAAAACCATAAAACTTAAAAAGAATAGCTAAAAAAAAGGAAATTGACCAAATTAAGAAATATTTAAAATTTTCTTTATCAAACAAAATTTTCAAAGTGGCATGTTTATGTATTATGTTACATGTAAGTGAATTTACAAAATGGATTCTGATAAAATCAAACTTAGATTGAATGAAATTGCTGAAGTAAATCCAGCCTTGACTTGTTATCGAAGAGAAGACCCCGCACCCGTATTACCATTAAGAGAAGAACCTGATTTGCTATCTTGGTTAGAAGAGACAGGAAGACTTGTAACTGAAAAAGATGGAGACTCACAAGAAATTAGTACAATTGAAGAGGAAGAACTTTCAGCTTTAATGGGAGAAAAAGAGGATTATAAAACCGAAGATGATTCATCAGAAGATGATTGGGAAGACTAGAAGACTAGATTTTACTACTTTATTTTTTTTAATTACATTATCTTTAATAGTAAATTCTTTTATTTTTAATAATTTACTTATAATTTGTATTTTTCTTGTATTTTTTTCTATTTGTATATTAATAACTAATTACGGTTTAAAAATAATTAAACAATTAAATTTACTACAAAATATTAGAGATACAGGACCATCTTTTCATTTTAATAAAAAGAATACACCTACAATGGGAGGAATATTTATTATTCTTCCTTTATTATTACTGCTTTTAATAGTAAACCATTACTTCTATTCCATGGGAATAATACTATTATTTTTTGGTAGTTTAAGTTTTTTTATTATAGGATTTTTAGACGACTATTTAAGTATTAAGAAGAAAAAGAATATAGGTTTAAGATCAACTCAAAAATTCATATTACAATCATTAATTTCAATATTATTTATCGTATTAGCCTATCAAAATGGTTATATAAACTCTTTAATTACAGTATCCAATAATTGGGCTATTGATACTAATATAGTGATTTTTCCAATCTGTTTTGTTACCTTAGTAGGTTTAAGTAACGCAGTAAATTTAACAGACGGACTTGATGGATTAGCATCTGGATGCGGGTCAATAGTCTTTTATGGACTTGGCACAGAAATATTTATTAAAGGTCAGCAAGAATTAATAATATATGGTCTTATTGCGTACGCAATGTCAGGTTTATGTGTAGGCTTTTTGAAATTTAATAAGTATCCTGCAAAAATATTCATGGGCGATACAGGATCATTAACAATTGGTGCAACATTAGGTTATATTTCAATATTAACTAATAGCTATTTTACATTATTTATTATCTCAGGAATATTTGTTATTGAAGCTTTATCAGTAATTATTCAAGTAAGTTTTTTTAAAATAACCAAAAAAATATTTAAAAGAGGAAAAAGGGTCTTTTTAATGACTCCAATACATCATCATTTTGAATTGAGTGGAATGAAGGAAGAAAAAATAGTTGAAAACTTCTGGAAAATCAACATATTACTCGTAATTTTAGGTATAGTTTTAAAAATAAATCTTTAAAGCATTACTTAATATGAGTTTCTTTACATGGAAAGATGATGGATTAACAAGTGACTGTAGTAGTCTTGATGCGATGGCTTCTAGATTTGAAGAAACAGCTAACTTAATAAAGAAATTATCGCAAAAAGGCTTTCAATTAAAAAAAACGCAAAAGAATCAATTAATTATCCATTCTGATCCAAAGGTTTTTAATCAATGGGGCTTTATCAGTGAAGAACTACCTTTTAAACAACTTTCCTTGATTTTGGATGATGAATCAATAGTTGATTTTTGATATTGACTTGATAGGACTGATAAATATTTTCTGACATGAGTATTCCAGCTAAAATGTCTATGAACTCCTTCAATTCCGTTTCTACTCCATAATTTCCATTGAGAACTGTTTGTAATGCCTTGTTCAAGAGCAAGTTTTAATTTATTAATATCACTTACATCAACTAATAAGCCATTATCACATTTTGAGTGAATCTCTTTAGGCCCTCCATCATCTGTGGCAATAATTGGCAAACCACATGAAGATGCTTCAAGTAACGTTAATCCAAAAGGCTCTGTTAATGCAGGATTCACAAATATACCTCCCCTACTTGCTGCCCATCTATATAAGGCAGGAATGTTTGCTGGAGAATGTTTTTTTGGATAAGCTACTTTTCCATATAAATTGTATTTATCTATCATTTCAAAAATTTTTTGAAAAACATCTTTTTGTTGAGAGTCAAGTTTTGAAGTATTATCTCTACAACCTAAAACTAAAATCAAATTAGTTTTCCTTTTAAGTTTTTCTGATCGTCCATATGCTTCTACTAGAGCAGGAATATTTTTTCTTCTTACTGCTCTGGAAATAGCCAAAAAGGGAGGCTTTCTTAAGTCTTTTAAAAAAGGAAGCATCATATTATCAATTTCAGCAATTTCAGTTGTAGAGTTAATATGATGAAATTTTTTGTGATTTACTCCAGGAGCAATTACTTTAGATTTATCAAAGGAAAAAGAATTATATTGAGAGTATTGA comes from the Prochlorococcus marinus str. MIT 9515 genome and includes:
- a CDS encoding argininosuccinate synthase → MQHPKKVVLAYSGGVDTSVCIPYLKNEYGISEVITFVADLGQGDDIESISQKALNSGATKSVIGNLVEDFVEKYAFPAIRANALYGEKYPLSTALARPLIAENLVKLARKLNAGAVAHGCTGKGNDQVRFDLAINALGPDLEIITPAREWKMSREEAILYGEKFGIPAPVSKKSPYSIDVNLLGRSVEAGFLEDPMQEPNEEVFAMTSSIDDSPNYPKDIEITFKNGFPIAIGNESLSPLKIIQKVNYLAGKNGFGRIDMIEDRVVGIKSREIYEAPGLLLLIKAHKELESITLNPDVLDFKNLVEKKWAQLVYQGFWFGPLKKALDGFIDATQTSVNGKVKIRLHKGNAIIIGRSSENNSLYREDLATYSKDDIFDHKQAEGFIYMWGMSNKIWAELNSKMNN
- the mraY gene encoding phospho-N-acetylmuramoyl-pentapeptide-transferase, which encodes MIGKTRRLDFTTLFFLITLSLIVNSFIFNNLLIICIFLVFFSICILITNYGLKIIKQLNLLQNIRDTGPSFHFNKKNTPTMGGIFIILPLLLLLLIVNHYFYSMGIILLFFGSLSFFIIGFLDDYLSIKKKKNIGLRSTQKFILQSLISILFIVLAYQNGYINSLITVSNNWAIDTNIVIFPICFVTLVGLSNAVNLTDGLDGLASGCGSIVFYGLGTEIFIKGQQELIIYGLIAYAMSGLCVGFLKFNKYPAKIFMGDTGSLTIGATLGYISILTNSYFTLFIISGIFVIEALSVIIQVSFFKITKKIFKRGKRVFLMTPIHHHFELSGMKEEKIVENFWKINILLVILGIVLKINL
- the dnaK gene encoding molecular chaperone DnaK, whose product is MGKVVGIDLGTTNSCVAVMEGGKPTVIANAEGFRTTPSVVAYTKNQDQLVGQIAKRQAVMNPENTFYSAKRFVGRRVDEVNEESKDVSYGIEKAGSNVKLKCPVLDKQFSPEEVSAQVLRKLSEDAGKYLGENITQAVITVPAYFNDSQRQATKDAGKIAGLEVLRIINEPTAAALAYGLDKKSNERILVFDLGGGTFDVSVLEVGDGVFEVLSTSGDTHLGGDDFDRCIVNHLASVFKSNEGIDLREDKQALQRLTEAAEKAKIELSNATQSEINLPFITATPDGPKHLDLNLTRANFEELASKLIDRCRVPVEQALKDAKLSTGEIDEIVMVGGSTRMPAVQELVKRVTGKDPNQTVNPDEVVAVGAAIQGGVLAGEVKDILLLDVTPLSLGVETLGGVMTKMITRNTTVPTKKSETYSTAVDGQTNVEIHVLQGEREMASDNKSLGTFRLDGIPSAPRGVPQIEVTFDIDANGILSVTAKDKGSGKEQSISITGASTLSDNEVDKMVKDAESNASVDKEKREKIDLKNQAETLVYQTEKQLGELGDKVDDSAKAKVEEKSKALKEATSKEDYDSMKKLLEELQQELYAIGSSVYQQPGNQPPAPGGPNANASDDKGPDDDVIDADFTETKD
- a CDS encoding DUF3134 family protein, which encodes MDSDKIKLRLNEIAEVNPALTCYRREDPAPVLPLREEPDLLSWLEETGRLVTEKDGDSQEISTIEEEELSALMGEKEDYKTEDDSSEDDWED
- a CDS encoding glycosyltransferase, encoding MGLKFLYLHLHGLIRSSSLELGRDSDTGGQTQYVLELVKGLANTSQVEQVDLVTRLINDNKVDKSYSKEKEFIEPGAQILRFQFGPNKYLRKELLWPYLDELTHNLINYYKKLDNKPNFIHAHYADAGYVGIRLSQVLKVPLIFTGHSLGREKKRKLIEAGLKINQIEKLYFISKRINAEEEALKYADIVVTSTKQESIYQYSQYNSFSFDKSKVIAPGVNHKKFHHINSTTEIAEIDNMMLPFLKDLRKPPFLAISRAVRRKNIPALVEAYGRSEKLKRKTNLILVLGCRDNTSKLDSQQKDVFQKIFEMIDKYNLYGKVAYPKKHSPANIPALYRWAASRGGIFVNPALTEPFGLTLLEASSCGLPIIATDDGGPKEIHSKCDNGLLVDVSDINKLKLALEQGITNSSQWKLWSRNGIEGVHRHFSWNTHVRKYLSVLSSQYQKSTIDSSSKIKESCLKGSSSLIKPH
- a CDS encoding FAD-dependent oxidoreductase, whose product is MKVLKKHFKKSHILIIGSGIIGKFNALELSEQGFQITIVDPKKGTNSSSAALGLLMSHMYQKSKGRSWELRKKSNELWPKWIKFLRQYDENLKIEKPLIQLTTDKTKFEKLNQFISHHPNRNLKVLDRDSTIIKSINKIFNIENLRGIISFQDGRIDPISLLKTLDIYIKSKKIKTIEEEIIKIKKINNQWISECKNTLEIKSDAIILCNSLEAIKLIDSDLHKIRLKPVLGQAIEIATNDKEIDLFSLPKHFSINSKNFIRINKNKLIIGSTDENKITPRDNAFEELTNFLENKPSWLNQNTITNKWFGIRSRPEGEPSPILRSLEKGLVLCTGFYKNGILLAPACSSWISDEIKKHVI
- the rpsF gene encoding 30S ribosomal protein S6, translating into MTDQIYYETMYILRPDIAEEEVKNHIDKYNKLLEEFGATILDSQMRGKRRLAYQIAKHREGIYVQLSHQGDGQHIFKIEKAMRLSEDVIRYLTVKQEGPLPTPRSSNKSSNQAEKKENENIDSANKSEPKADETDNKKKITLESSTPELEEQVKS
- a CDS encoding shikimate dehydrogenase, encoding MITSNTSFLALIGNPVSHSLSPIMQNAAIKYLGLDLIYIAIPCKNEDLEIVVNSLKKMNCKGLNITIPFKKKVFDLCSEISPVAKKIQAINTLKLKNDNNWSGTNTDIEGFIYPLKNLNLTNKNSIILGSGGAARSVIQGLIDLKLSKITIISRNNNSLNELITLFKNDIKIEGILNTNDEIGNLIEETDLIVNTTPIGMSQTSDNDAIPFGQSSWETIDSNTIVYDLIYNPSPTPFLKFCDRKGCMTIDGTQMLIAQGAKSLSFWTNGLEVPFEVMHDALKKYL
- the purU gene encoding formyltetrahydrofolate deformylase, with amino-acid sequence MERPSIIFRTVCPDRSGLVSQLTSWISNYGGNIKHSDHHTDQEAGLFLSRIEWNLNDLPINKVEIYEQFEKNAIDINGQFNINYSDEIPNVGIFVSKQNHCLIDLLWRVRNGELKMNVPLIISNHPDLEEIAKDFNAQFVYIDNLKYSKSTVENQILNLLNDFDIELVVLAKYMQILSDSFLKSYSSIINIHHSFLPAFKGAQPYHRAWKRGVKLIGATAHYVTQDLDEGPIIEQCTVNVSHRDEVADLIRKGRDTERIALARAVRLHLNHQIFVYDSKTAVFD
- a CDS encoding ClC family H(+)/Cl(-) exchange transporter, which produces MKKLIKENIQKTSSNSSQSIKKLLKQRSFVVVISILLTGLGASITSISFKTGIYFINNWRLELLENFPSIAVLPAFGAIGGAIAGFLIKNLAPAAKGSGVSQIMGFLRHKKVPMNLKVGLVKLLSGIIAIGSGFPLGPEGPSVQMGGSVAWQMARWLKAPLAFRRVIVAAGGGAGIAAVFSAPLGGFIYAIEELLNSARPIILLLVVITTFIADSSADIIQALGLDPKAGGFDFNLGFLIQKEYDPSVFFLPIDFIYLILLGVIIGLFAELYSKYVLVMQDLGKKWYKKKFVLKMSICGLLLGSIYSFLPSSFHNLDELQKIIAEKNTSIEIALLAVLILFITTGLAAASGAPGGLFYPMLTLGGAIGLIMGSWVEIATGHAPSTYIFAGMGAFVAGCSRTPITAMFLAFALTKNLLIMKPVLISCITSFLVARAFNEKSIYERQIQIELEE